A region from the Phycisphaeraceae bacterium genome encodes:
- a CDS encoding Spy/CpxP family protein refolding chaperone encodes MLQGWKTRLMVPAIVAVCLAGGAVFGEQEKKDNKELGGPRAHPPATQPGESGFGRKPGGRGHEMMRLLSELNLSDEQKTQIREIQSDFLTKMKAFHSEHGDEMKALRDQFKEAMESKDREQAKEIGEKMKKLADENGVGLKAHADKIRSVLNDEQKAKFDEKIKEQIKKHRGMDGMGPGGPRGERMRHEKRPPTTRPAEQEKKELDI; translated from the coding sequence ATGCTTCAAGGTTGGAAGACTCGACTGATGGTGCCGGCCATTGTGGCGGTGTGTCTGGCGGGCGGAGCGGTGTTTGGGGAACAGGAAAAGAAAGACAACAAGGAGCTTGGCGGCCCGCGGGCGCATCCCCCGGCTACACAACCCGGTGAGAGCGGCTTTGGTCGTAAACCCGGCGGACGCGGCCACGAGATGATGCGACTGCTTTCCGAACTGAATCTATCCGACGAACAGAAGACGCAGATCCGAGAAATCCAGAGCGATTTCCTCACAAAGATGAAGGCCTTTCACAGCGAACACGGCGACGAAATGAAAGCCCTGCGTGATCAGTTCAAGGAAGCCATGGAGTCCAAGGACCGGGAGCAGGCCAAGGAAATCGGCGAAAAGATGAAAAAGCTCGCGGATGAGAACGGCGTAGGCCTTAAGGCTCACGCGGACAAGATTCGCAGCGTCCTCAATGACGAACAGAAAGCCAAGTTCGACGAGAAGATCAAGGAACAGATAAAGAAACATCGCGGGATGGACGGCATGGGCCCCGGTGGTCCGCGCGGTGAACGTATGCGTCACGAGAAACGCCCACCGACGACTCGACCCGCTGAACAGGAAAAGAAGGAACTCGACATCTGA
- a CDS encoding cobalamin-independent methionine synthase II family protein, whose product MKTTRTKKLPLFYTHVIGSLPRPRMVRDLLDQQDRMSPKDYKAALDDVVRFAIRLQELAGLDVVSDGEWRRRHYVGEFLQRIGGFEKIRPFEHAGEKKMHDVVTHKITASKPVWAKDAQFLVANTTRFRKFALPSPFLIAIRYWHQDFSTRAYPTIQHFMEHLTKILRKEAVALVDAGIDIIQLDDPALTYFCDRRLMGSGDTHDDRLRRGWDIDKQFPEAINAINGIVDGLKAEIHLHCCHSVYKRQSDVHGDYKPILPRLKDALIDRVNIEFAYHETGVPDDLKLLPARLGVGMGVVDVRGEKLQTVDEIEAIGAAGAKIIDPSRIALNPDCGFAPDFGEPPTIDEAYEKLSRMCEAAKRLRVKHKSKAKR is encoded by the coding sequence ATGAAAACCACACGAACAAAAAAACTTCCGCTGTTCTACACCCATGTCATCGGCTCGTTGCCTCGGCCGCGAATGGTCCGCGATCTGCTCGATCAGCAGGATCGCATGTCACCCAAGGATTACAAGGCGGCCCTTGATGATGTGGTGCGCTTCGCTATTCGATTGCAGGAGCTGGCGGGGCTTGATGTCGTCAGCGACGGCGAGTGGCGGCGGCGGCATTACGTGGGGGAATTCCTCCAACGGATCGGCGGCTTTGAAAAGATCAGGCCCTTTGAGCATGCAGGCGAAAAGAAAATGCACGACGTGGTGACGCACAAGATCACCGCGTCGAAGCCGGTCTGGGCCAAGGATGCTCAGTTCCTCGTCGCCAACACGACACGTTTCAGAAAGTTCGCCCTGCCCAGTCCGTTCCTCATCGCCATCCGCTATTGGCACCAGGATTTTTCGACACGGGCCTACCCGACGATCCAGCACTTCATGGAACATCTGACGAAGATCCTTCGCAAGGAAGCGGTTGCTCTGGTGGACGCGGGCATCGACATCATTCAGCTTGATGATCCGGCCCTGACTTATTTCTGCGACCGCCGCTTGATGGGCAGCGGCGATACGCACGATGACCGTCTGCGGCGCGGCTGGGATATCGACAAGCAATTTCCCGAAGCGATCAACGCGATCAACGGCATCGTGGATGGTCTGAAGGCGGAGATTCATCTCCACTGCTGCCACAGCGTGTACAAGCGACAGAGCGACGTACACGGCGACTACAAGCCGATCCTTCCCCGCCTCAAGGACGCGCTGATCGACCGGGTGAACATCGAGTTCGCCTACCACGAAACCGGCGTACCCGACGACCTCAAACTCCTGCCTGCTCGGCTGGGTGTGGGTATGGGCGTGGTGGATGTGCGCGGCGAAAAACTGCAAACCGTTGATGAGATCGAGGCAATCGGGGCTGCGGGAGCGAAAATCATCGACCCCTCACGGATCGCTTTGAACCCTGACTGCGGGTTTGCCCCCGACTTCGGCGAGCCGCCGACGATTGATGAGGCTTACGAGAAACTCAGTCGCATGTGCGAAGCGGCTAAACGGCTGCGGGTCAAACACAAGAGCAAGGCGAAACGCTGA
- a CDS encoding terpene cyclase/mutase family protein: MTYKNRKHREWRTAAVIAAVTMGVVVALLTLPSRAAPAADADGALPDPREMERVEASIDKALEYLRKHQQPDGSWPSSGNREGINAFCLLAFLGRGHEPGRGPYKDVVDRAVTHLLSVQIDTGFFPVQMYDHGLCTLALTEAYGFIPSPSLRKQIQKAVDLIVKSQNAAGGWRYNPQPADADLSVTVMQIVALRSAQNARLEVPQTTIDNAIKYVKMLAAPAGGFGYASPSAGPATSAGGTLSLQLLGQWDDPKTLKGLDYMKTNRAAYAPGQAWFFYANYYAMQAHFQAGGDYWADWHPKVRDALLTTQAEDGSWPGQAEQAYNGPAQCYSTAVGAMCLEVYLHYLPAYQR, translated from the coding sequence ATGACATACAAAAATCGCAAGCACCGCGAATGGCGGACGGCAGCGGTGATCGCAGCCGTGACGATGGGCGTGGTTGTCGCGCTGCTGACCTTGCCGTCGAGGGCAGCCCCCGCTGCCGATGCCGATGGCGCCCTGCCCGACCCGCGCGAGATGGAGCGAGTCGAAGCGTCGATCGACAAGGCTCTGGAGTACCTGCGGAAACATCAGCAGCCCGATGGCAGTTGGCCGTCATCGGGGAATCGTGAAGGGATCAACGCCTTTTGTCTGCTGGCCTTTCTCGGTCGAGGCCACGAGCCGGGGCGAGGCCCGTACAAGGATGTGGTGGACCGCGCGGTGACGCATCTGCTTTCCGTGCAGATCGACACCGGATTTTTCCCTGTCCAGATGTACGACCACGGCCTGTGTACGCTGGCGTTGACGGAAGCGTATGGCTTCATTCCTTCTCCATCACTGCGAAAGCAGATTCAGAAAGCGGTGGACCTGATCGTCAAAAGCCAGAATGCCGCTGGCGGCTGGCGTTACAACCCGCAACCGGCAGATGCGGATTTGAGCGTCACGGTCATGCAGATCGTCGCGCTGCGGTCGGCACAAAATGCGCGACTCGAAGTGCCGCAGACAACGATCGACAACGCCATCAAGTACGTCAAGATGCTGGCGGCACCGGCGGGCGGGTTTGGTTACGCCTCGCCTTCAGCAGGTCCGGCCACCAGTGCCGGCGGAACGCTCAGTCTCCAACTCCTGGGACAATGGGACGACCCCAAGACTCTCAAGGGGCTTGACTACATGAAGACCAACCGTGCTGCCTACGCGCCGGGGCAGGCGTGGTTTTTCTACGCCAACTATTACGCGATGCAGGCACACTTTCAGGCGGGCGGCGACTACTGGGCTGACTGGCATCCCAAGGTCCGCGACGCGCTGCTGACGACACAGGCCGAGGACGGCAGCTGGCCGGGACAGGCGGAGCAGGCTTACAACGGCCCGGCGCAGTGCTACTCCACCGCTGTCGGAGCGATGTGTCTGGAGGTGTATCTGCACTATCTGCCGGCGTATCAGCGTTAG
- a CDS encoding MoxR family ATPase yields MTQTIVPAAASHTEPASPQDVQAAEAVARAYRQMLEQMGTVIVGQREVMDLLLLGLLCEGHCILEGVPGLAKTLMISTLSKLLSLDFGRIQFTPDLMPSDITGTEILEEDQSTGRRVMRFVKGPLFANMILADEINRTPPKTQAALLQAMQEYQVTAAGVHYPLDKPFFVLGTQNPIESEGTYPLPEAQLDRFMFKIQVDYPKLDEEIDIAMATTGQRGGTLQPVVTKEQIIQMQQVVRRVIVARPVAAYAVRLVRATRPKDEANPDFIRHYLTWGAGPRACQALLLGAKAKALLDGRTNASIDDVRFIAKPVLRHRLVTNFTAESENISTDDVIEKLIEVTPEL; encoded by the coding sequence ATGACGCAAACCATCGTTCCCGCCGCCGCATCTCATACCGAACCCGCATCGCCGCAGGATGTCCAGGCAGCCGAAGCCGTCGCCAGGGCTTACCGGCAGATGCTCGAGCAGATGGGCACGGTCATCGTCGGCCAGCGCGAGGTGATGGACCTGCTCCTGCTGGGGCTGCTCTGCGAAGGCCACTGCATCCTCGAAGGCGTGCCCGGTCTGGCCAAGACGCTGATGATCTCGACGCTCTCGAAACTGCTATCGCTCGATTTCGGTCGCATCCAGTTCACCCCCGACCTGATGCCCAGCGACATCACCGGCACGGAAATTCTGGAAGAAGACCAGTCTACCGGGCGGCGTGTGATGCGGTTCGTCAAGGGGCCGTTATTCGCAAACATGATTCTCGCTGACGAGATCAACCGTACACCGCCCAAGACGCAGGCCGCTCTACTGCAGGCGATGCAGGAATATCAGGTGACAGCCGCGGGCGTGCATTACCCGCTCGACAAACCGTTCTTTGTCCTTGGCACACAAAACCCGATCGAGAGCGAAGGCACCTACCCGCTGCCCGAAGCGCAGCTCGACCGATTCATGTTCAAAATCCAGGTCGATTATCCGAAGCTCGACGAGGAGATCGACATCGCGATGGCGACGACGGGACAGCGAGGCGGCACGCTCCAGCCGGTGGTGACCAAGGAACAGATCATCCAGATGCAGCAGGTGGTGCGCCGAGTGATCGTCGCCCGACCGGTTGCCGCCTACGCGGTGCGGCTCGTCCGCGCCACTCGACCCAAGGACGAGGCAAACCCGGACTTCATCCGCCATTACCTCACTTGGGGCGCAGGCCCGCGCGCCTGCCAGGCATTGCTGCTGGGAGCCAAGGCCAAGGCCCTGCTCGACGGCCGAACCAACGCCTCGATCGACGACGTGCGCTTCATCGCCAAACCCGTACTGCGACATCGGCTGGTGACGAACTTCACCGCTGAAAGCGAAAACATCAGCACGGATGACGTGATTGAAAAGCTGATCGAAGTCACCCCGGAACTGTGA
- a CDS encoding VWA domain-containing protein yields MLNPLFLWFLPLALVPIALHLITLYRLRTLELPTYRFLMDSYIQQRRKIKLLEFLLMLLRTAFVALIVFLLARPVLQKFNFLGGQSGRDVAIVIDAGAPMGLRTGGSTSLERAQTVARKIVELLAKDDHVALIRAGEKPEVLLNRFASQPAAIDQEIGKIKVGASPSNIAAALEDIFNTTPRGTRIIYVLTDGNKRGWSGLRGHPVTRLAGTDNQLVVMNVGPTEPVVNLAAVGDPPRALNTIVGLPVMLSATVVNTSKDRPKDTTLSVMLDDQQVTQMNLSLQPGQRITRAVTLTPSKPGLLRGKFQLPADAFPDDDAYLFALNVAPKLNVLVVAPPPATPGAPESADLFLRTALSAPLAAEWGDQTPVDTKKIASSLEVTAIPPASLTDALIANVDVIMLSNVPLDATWGPKLRKFVETGGGLFIFPGPAVVPAPYNTYIFGSPATPTPNGLPGWNLPGFTLESPVGNVDDEAGFLPVTGIDLSHPIFSAFNEQGSEYFGTVRIYRHFPIKLPLGGHPGAGRSSVLMRLPDRTPMLVESRLGEGHLLVAGFSATPDWSNLPLKPEFVPILLRGVAYARRAPNVEATAAVKPNEPATIRITDRWNDAQVEATDPTGKPTAIALHRDGTKLVGGMIETGRKGFYNFRVTPRAASGSGVPDRIDMGFAVNLDISGADFDALSEAQMRQTLEPMKITYLRGSSNDPVLASQLTQKREIWRTLIWVMFAVIGVEFLLATLRPSGPAVTRGPGRPAGFRERLAQRINRLLAGASTEGD; encoded by the coding sequence ATGCTGAACCCGCTCTTTCTCTGGTTTCTGCCGCTGGCACTGGTGCCGATCGCACTGCACCTGATCACGCTGTACCGCCTGCGCACGCTGGAGCTGCCGACCTATCGCTTTCTGATGGACAGCTACATCCAGCAGCGGCGGAAGATCAAGCTGCTGGAGTTTCTCCTGATGCTGTTGAGGACAGCATTTGTCGCGTTGATCGTGTTTCTGCTTGCTCGCCCGGTGCTTCAGAAGTTCAACTTCCTCGGCGGGCAGAGCGGCCGGGATGTGGCGATCGTCATCGACGCCGGCGCACCGATGGGATTGCGCACCGGCGGATCAACGAGCCTCGAACGGGCGCAGACGGTCGCCCGAAAAATCGTGGAACTGCTCGCCAAGGATGACCACGTCGCGCTGATCCGTGCCGGGGAGAAACCGGAAGTCCTGCTCAACCGCTTCGCCAGCCAGCCGGCGGCGATCGACCAGGAAATCGGCAAGATCAAAGTCGGTGCATCACCCAGCAACATCGCCGCAGCCCTCGAAGACATTTTCAACACCACGCCGCGAGGCACCCGGATCATCTATGTATTGACCGACGGCAACAAGCGCGGATGGTCCGGCCTGCGCGGGCACCCTGTCACACGGCTCGCCGGCACGGATAACCAACTCGTGGTGATGAATGTCGGCCCGACCGAGCCAGTGGTGAATCTCGCGGCTGTCGGCGATCCGCCCCGCGCGCTGAACACCATCGTCGGTCTGCCGGTGATGCTCTCGGCCACCGTCGTCAACACTTCCAAAGACCGTCCGAAAGATACGACGCTCTCGGTCATGCTCGACGACCAGCAAGTCACACAGATGAATTTGTCGCTCCAGCCGGGGCAGCGGATCACCCGTGCGGTGACGCTGACGCCGTCGAAACCGGGCCTGCTCCGCGGAAAGTTCCAGCTCCCCGCCGACGCCTTCCCCGATGACGATGCTTATCTCTTCGCGTTGAATGTCGCGCCAAAGCTCAACGTGCTGGTGGTCGCCCCGCCTCCGGCGACGCCCGGCGCACCTGAATCAGCGGACCTGTTTCTCCGTACCGCGCTGTCGGCACCGCTGGCTGCCGAATGGGGCGATCAGACGCCGGTGGACACGAAAAAAATCGCCTCCTCGCTCGAAGTGACAGCCATACCGCCCGCCTCTTTGACCGATGCCTTGATCGCCAATGTCGATGTCATCATGCTCTCGAATGTTCCGCTGGATGCGACGTGGGGGCCGAAGTTGCGGAAGTTCGTCGAGACTGGCGGCGGGCTGTTCATTTTCCCCGGCCCTGCTGTCGTACCCGCCCCCTACAACACCTACATCTTCGGCTCGCCTGCGACTCCGACTCCTAACGGCCTGCCCGGATGGAATCTCCCCGGCTTCACGCTTGAATCTCCCGTGGGAAATGTCGATGACGAAGCTGGATTTCTGCCGGTCACGGGGATCGACCTGTCGCATCCGATTTTCAGCGCCTTCAACGAGCAAGGCTCTGAGTATTTCGGCACGGTGAGAATCTACCGCCACTTCCCGATCAAGCTGCCGCTGGGCGGACATCCCGGCGCGGGCAGGTCGAGCGTACTCATGCGTCTGCCCGACCGCACGCCGATGCTGGTGGAATCGCGGCTGGGTGAGGGGCACCTGCTGGTCGCCGGTTTTTCCGCCACGCCTGACTGGTCGAATCTCCCGTTGAAGCCGGAGTTTGTCCCGATCCTGCTGCGTGGTGTGGCGTACGCGCGACGCGCGCCGAATGTCGAAGCGACTGCTGCCGTCAAACCCAACGAGCCGGCGACGATCCGTATCACGGATCGCTGGAACGATGCACAGGTCGAGGCCACCGATCCGACAGGTAAGCCGACCGCGATCGCCCTGCACCGCGACGGCACGAAACTCGTAGGCGGCATGATCGAAACCGGTCGCAAGGGTTTCTACAACTTCCGCGTAACTCCCCGCGCCGCATCCGGCAGCGGCGTGCCGGATCGCATCGACATGGGGTTTGCTGTAAACCTCGACATCAGCGGTGCGGACTTCGATGCGTTAAGCGAAGCACAGATGCGCCAAACACTCGAACCCATGAAAATCACGTATCTGCGCGGCTCATCAAACGACCCGGTGCTGGCGTCGCAACTGACGCAGAAACGCGAAATCTGGCGGACGCTGATCTGGGTCATGTTCGCGGTGATCGGGGTGGAATTCCTGCTGGCGACGCTCCGCCCCTCAGGTCCGGCTGTCACCAGAGGGCCCGGTCGCCCCGCGGGTTTCCGGGAACGATTGGCCCAGCGGATCAATCGCCTGCTGGCCGGCGCATCGACGGAGGGCGACTGA
- a CDS encoding type II secretion system protein yields the protein MTHTSHRRGFTLVELLVCISIIALLMALLLPALSQAREAERRIHCRGQNLRTIGLAMRMYSDDSKGWLPTEPRNLPLDFGVTSPLYVSNAGNPGSWSPTGGATMLFRGLAPYLNSESKVFYCPSRYFNWAGYIWDWKTLHLELEDDYGNGGLPVLDYGGNPFYPIERTPKVRGSYAWGAFLSGGNPPAGSLLYDDTFTFYGGVLRNHIPDPDITHINAEVGKNVLAHDLSVRWVKPEEWHYP from the coding sequence ATGACGCACACGTCACATCGCCGGGGTTTCACGTTAGTTGAGCTGCTGGTTTGCATCTCGATTATTGCGCTGTTGATGGCCTTGCTGCTGCCTGCACTGAGTCAGGCCCGCGAAGCCGAACGGCGGATTCACTGCCGAGGTCAGAATCTGCGAACCATCGGTCTGGCGATGCGGATGTATTCCGACGACAGCAAGGGTTGGCTCCCGACAGAACCACGAAATCTGCCGCTGGATTTTGGTGTCACTTCACCGCTCTACGTCAGCAATGCCGGCAACCCCGGCTCCTGGAGTCCGACCGGAGGCGCAACCATGCTCTTTCGTGGTTTGGCTCCTTATCTCAACAGCGAGAGCAAAGTCTTCTATTGCCCCAGCCGTTACTTCAACTGGGCGGGGTACATCTGGGACTGGAAAACGCTCCACCTCGAACTCGAAGACGACTACGGCAACGGCGGGCTGCCCGTACTCGACTACGGCGGGAATCCGTTCTATCCCATCGAACGCACACCCAAAGTCCGCGGCTCTTATGCATGGGGAGCCTTCCTCAGCGGTGGGAATCCTCCCGCAGGCTCGCTGCTTTATGACGACACCTTCACTTTCTACGGCGGCGTGCTGCGAAATCACATTCCCGATCCAGACATCACCCATATCAATGCAGAGGTCGGGAAAAATGTGCTGGCTCACGACCTGTCCGTCCGTTGGGTCAAGCCGGAAGAATGGCACTACCCGTAA
- a CDS encoding ABC transporter ATP-binding protein has translation MIETINLTKRYGDLMALANLKLEIEEGDCFGFIGPNGAGKTTTIKILATLLKPTWGEARINGLSVGPVNAREVRAIIGYVPDYFGSYEDMVVKEYLEFFAAAYHIHGAKRRQVIDDVLNLTDLGYKADAEVNTLSRGMQQRLSLARVLLHDPKVLLLDEPASGLDPRARIEIRELLKELHRMGKTILISSHILLELADFCTKIGIIERGQMIFTGTVTEILERAKVGLVLNINVAQNQVGASDLIRKLPGVVSSEVQSGQIRVNCEPARADPALIAEKLVTAGFRLTRLEEERVNLETAFMRLTKGLVQ, from the coding sequence ATGATCGAAACCATCAACCTGACCAAACGCTATGGCGACCTGATGGCGCTGGCGAACCTCAAGCTGGAGATTGAGGAGGGGGACTGCTTCGGGTTCATCGGTCCCAACGGCGCGGGCAAAACGACGACGATCAAAATCCTCGCCACGCTGCTCAAACCCACGTGGGGAGAAGCACGGATCAATGGGCTTTCTGTCGGGCCGGTCAACGCCCGCGAGGTTCGCGCGATCATCGGCTACGTACCCGATTACTTCGGCTCGTATGAAGACATGGTGGTCAAAGAGTATCTGGAGTTTTTCGCAGCGGCTTATCACATCCACGGCGCCAAACGCCGACAGGTCATTGATGACGTGCTGAATCTGACGGACCTGGGATACAAGGCCGACGCCGAGGTCAACACGCTCTCGCGCGGCATGCAGCAGCGGCTATCGCTGGCGCGTGTGCTCCTGCACGATCCCAAGGTGCTGCTGCTCGACGAGCCGGCGTCAGGTCTTGATCCCCGGGCACGCATCGAAATACGCGAACTGCTTAAAGAGCTGCACCGGATGGGGAAGACCATTCTCATCAGCTCGCACATCCTTTTGGAGCTGGCGGACTTCTGCACGAAAATCGGCATCATCGAACGCGGCCAGATGATTTTCACCGGCACGGTGACGGAAATTCTCGAACGGGCAAAGGTCGGCCTGGTCCTCAATATCAATGTCGCGCAAAATCAGGTCGGGGCTTCGGACCTGATCCGTAAATTGCCGGGGGTGGTCAGCAGCGAGGTGCAGTCCGGCCAGATCCGCGTCAACTGCGAGCCAGCCCGCGCTGATCCCGCCTTGATCGCCGAAAAACTCGTCACGGCTGGATTCCGCCTCACTCGCCTGGAGGAGGAACGGGTGAATCTCGAAACCGCCTTTATGCGGCTGACCAAGGGATTGGTGCAGTAG
- a CDS encoding dihydroorotase, protein MSTLTITGGRLIDPANQIDTISDLVLENGKVTRIGKVSKPQGKVIKADGCLVTPGLIDIHVHFREPGQEEKETIATGAAAAVNGGFTSVCCMPNTKPALDDDSRVEFVYRQSQRANLANVFPVGAITKAREGKELAEIGLMAASGAVGFTDDGVGVASAGMMNKALQYIAMTGKVLMQHCEDPELSGGGVMNAGSLATRLGLAGWPRVAEEAMIQRDILLNLSQNFGCRYHVQHLSSGGSVEIIRRARADLFGQAHVTAEASPHHLLLTEESCASYDTGFKMNPPLRAKRDIEAIIEGIRDGTITILATDHAPHTQEEKELEFAAAPFGIIGLESALPLYIRALIESETLDWPAMIAMMTINPARLCPLPGKGSLTPGSSDADVTIIDPKETWTIDVAQFDGKSRNCPFHGWRVTGRALATIVGGQVKMLRDADRSKGAGKGGKDSPESRPAGKTAFSRRQKQRA, encoded by the coding sequence ATGTCCACCCTGACCATCACCGGCGGACGGCTGATCGACCCCGCTAACCAGATTGACACCATTTCAGATCTGGTCCTCGAAAACGGAAAAGTCACCCGGATCGGCAAGGTTTCCAAGCCCCAGGGCAAGGTCATCAAGGCCGATGGCTGCCTCGTCACGCCGGGCCTGATCGACATCCATGTTCACTTCCGCGAGCCGGGACAGGAGGAGAAGGAGACGATCGCCACTGGTGCCGCCGCCGCGGTCAACGGCGGATTCACCAGCGTCTGTTGCATGCCCAACACCAAGCCGGCCCTCGACGACGACAGCCGGGTGGAGTTTGTTTACCGCCAGTCGCAGCGTGCCAATCTCGCCAATGTGTTTCCCGTCGGTGCGATCACCAAAGCGCGTGAGGGCAAAGAACTCGCTGAGATCGGCCTCATGGCTGCCAGCGGAGCTGTCGGCTTTACCGATGACGGCGTGGGTGTCGCTTCGGCGGGGATGATGAACAAGGCGCTCCAATACATCGCGATGACCGGCAAGGTTCTCATGCAACATTGCGAAGACCCCGAACTCTCCGGCGGCGGTGTAATGAATGCCGGCTCGCTGGCGACTCGACTGGGGCTGGCCGGATGGCCGCGTGTGGCTGAGGAAGCGATGATCCAGCGCGACATCCTGCTCAACCTCTCGCAGAATTTCGGCTGCCGCTACCACGTGCAGCATCTTTCCAGCGGAGGTAGTGTCGAGATCATTCGCCGGGCGCGGGCGGATCTTTTCGGCCAGGCGCACGTCACCGCAGAGGCGTCACCTCATCACCTGCTGCTGACCGAGGAGAGCTGCGCCAGCTACGACACGGGCTTTAAGATGAACCCGCCGCTGCGCGCCAAACGCGACATCGAAGCGATCATCGAAGGCATCCGCGACGGCACGATCACCATTCTCGCCACCGATCACGCGCCGCATACGCAGGAGGAGAAGGAACTGGAGTTCGCCGCAGCTCCGTTCGGGATCATCGGTCTCGAGTCTGCTCTGCCGCTTTACATCCGCGCCCTGATCGAAAGTGAAACCCTCGACTGGCCGGCCATGATCGCGATGATGACGATCAACCCCGCCCGACTCTGCCCCCTGCCCGGAAAAGGCTCGCTGACACCCGGATCGAGCGATGCGGACGTAACCATCATCGACCCGAAGGAGACCTGGACAATCGACGTCGCTCAATTCGACGGCAAAAGTCGGAACTGCCCCTTCCACGGCTGGCGCGTCACAGGCCGGGCATTGGCGACCATTGTCGGCGGGCAGGTCAAAATGTTGCGCGATGCGGATCGATCCAAAGGAGCCGGCAAAGGCGGCAAGGATTCCCCCGAATCTCGACCCGCCGGAAAAACAGCTTTTTCCAGACGACAAAAACAACGTGCCTGA
- a CDS encoding DUF58 domain-containing protein — protein MSKVRSILDPPALSRVSRMELVARQVVEGFVSGRHPSPYHGSSVEYADHRPYTVGDEIRTVDWKLLAKTDKYYIKLYEEETNLRATILLDASKSMDFTGEPGGDKPRPTKATYAAYLATALAYLMLGQNDAVGLALFDSAVRQFLPPCTTPSHFKRMVEAMESDVPRGDTGLGQVLHQMAGRIRRRGMVILISDLIDDVAAIADGLAHFRHDRHEVIVFHVMDPAELSFPYEKLTRFKDAEGNGSIVANPRSIRQKYLERMSNYLNQIKGACLERGIGYRFCTTDMPYERMLMEYLGQRARMKG, from the coding sequence GTGAGCAAGGTCCGCTCCATTCTTGATCCGCCTGCTTTATCCCGTGTCTCGCGGATGGAGCTGGTAGCGCGGCAGGTCGTCGAGGGTTTCGTCTCCGGCCGCCATCCCTCCCCCTATCACGGCTCAAGCGTCGAGTACGCAGATCATCGGCCGTACACGGTCGGCGACGAAATCCGTACCGTCGATTGGAAACTCCTCGCCAAGACCGACAAGTACTACATCAAGCTCTACGAGGAGGAGACCAACCTCCGTGCGACCATCCTGCTGGATGCGTCGAAGTCGATGGACTTCACCGGCGAGCCGGGCGGTGACAAGCCCCGCCCGACCAAGGCCACCTATGCCGCGTATCTGGCGACTGCGCTGGCGTACCTGATGCTGGGACAGAACGACGCGGTCGGCCTGGCATTGTTCGACAGCGCGGTAAGGCAGTTCCTCCCGCCGTGCACCACGCCAAGCCATTTCAAACGCATGGTCGAGGCGATGGAGAGCGACGTGCCTCGCGGTGACACTGGATTGGGACAGGTGCTGCACCAGATGGCCGGCCGCATCCGCCGGCGCGGCATGGTCATCCTCATCAGTGATCTGATCGACGACGTCGCCGCCATCGCCGACGGTCTGGCGCATTTCCGACACGATCGCCACGAAGTGATCGTCTTTCACGTAATGGACCCGGCGGAGCTTTCTTTTCCATACGAGAAGCTCACCCGATTCAAAGATGCCGAGGGGAATGGTTCCATCGTCGCCAACCCGCGATCCATCCGACAAAAGTATCTCGAACGGATGAGCAACTACCTCAACCAGATCAAAGGTGCGTGTCTGGAGCGCGGTATCGGATACCGCTTCTGCACCACGGATATGCCTTACGAACGGATGCTGATGGAGTACCTGGGACAACGAGCAAGGATGAAAGGATGA